Proteins encoded together in one Amphiprion ocellaris isolate individual 3 ecotype Okinawa chromosome 14, ASM2253959v1, whole genome shotgun sequence window:
- the gabrr3a gene encoding gamma-aminobutyric acid receptor subunit rho-3a isoform X1, which yields MRVALLALRLMCLAWLWPVTQLNSSHFPNKRRHKEQYVGENTKPKYGGRVDLKMKKLDSTKSLLIKSEQLLRIEDHDFAMRPGFGGSAIPVGIDVQVESIDSISEVNMDFTMTLYLRHYWQDDRLAFPSSNNKSRTFDARLVKKIWVPDVFFVHSKRSFIHDTTMENIMLRVYPDGNILYSVRITVTALCSMDFSSFPLDTQNCSLELESYAYNENDLMLYWKNGNDSLRTEEIVLSQFFVEDFQPSFGLAFYSSTGWYNRLYINFILRRHIFFFMLQTYFPTMLMVMLSWVSFWIDRRAVPARVSLGITTVLTMSTIITGVSASMPQVSYVKAVDIYLWASFLFVFLSVIEYAAVNYFTTVEEMKKLKRAKIPSSYNATQAMAYDGCFHDNEIDLASFTEVASTPNTERNTQSRNSTVSGPTEGTRLRRRHPLKKNLSFIMSNSYMIDSYSRVLFPLAYLLFNIIYWSLYA from the exons ATGAGAGTGGCCCTCCTGGCCTTAAGACTGATGTGCTTGGCCTGGTTGTGGCCTGTCACTCAGCTCAACAGCAGCCACTTCCCCAACAAGAGGAGACACAAGGAGCAGTACGTCGGAGAGAACACCAAACCAAAATATGGAGG ACGGGTGGATCTTAAGATGAAAAAGCTGGACAGCACCAAGTCTCTGCTAATTAAATCTGAGCAGCTGCTCCGGATTGAAGACCATGACTTTGCAATGCGGCCGGGCTTCGGAG GTTCAGCTATTCCTGTCGGCATCGACGTTCAGGTGGAGAGCATTGACAGTATATCTGAAGTCAACATG GACTTCACCATGACTCTCTACCTGAGGCACTACTGGCAGGATGATCGCCTGGCCTTCCCCTCCAGCAACAACAAGAGTCGAACCTTCGATGCACGTCTTGTGAAGAAAATTTGGGTTCCggatgtgttttttgtccacTCTAAGCGCTCTTTTATCCATGATACAACCATGGAGAACATCATGCTGAGGGTTTATCCTGATGGAAACATCCTCTACAGTGTGAG GATCACTGTGACTGCACTTTGCTCCATGGACTTCAGCAGTTTCCCTCTGGACACTCAGAACTGCTCGCTGGAGCTGGAGAGCT ATGCCTACAATGAGAATGATCTGATGCTCTACTGGAAGAACGGGAACGATTCATTACGGACGGAAGAGATTGTGCTCTCTCAGTTTTTTGTTGAAGACTTCCAGCCTTCTTTTGGCCTTGCCTTCTACAGCAGCACTG GTTGGTACAATCGGCTCTACATAAACTTCATTCTGAGGAGGcacatcttcttcttcatgctTCAGACGTACTTTCCCACCATGCTGATGGTGATGCTGTCCTGGGTGTCTTTCTGGATCGACAGGAGAGCCGTACCTGCCCGAGTCTCTCTGG GCATCACCACCGTTCTGACCATGTCCACCATCATCACTGGTGTCTCAGCCTCTATGCCGCAGGTGTCTTATGTCAAAGCTGTAGACATCTACTTGTGGGCAAGcttcctgtttgtctttctgtcagtCATCGAATATGCCGCTGTCAACTATTTCACCACTGTAGAGGAGATGAAGAAGCTCAAGAGGGCAAAG ATCCCCAGCTCCTACAACGCCACCCAGGCTATGGCCTACGATGGCTGTTTCCATGACAACGAAATTGACTTGGCTTCTTTCACAGAGGTCGCCAGCACCCCAAACACAGAGAGGAACACCCAGTCTCGAAACTCGACCGTCTCCGGACCCACAGAAGGCACTCGGCTACGTCGAAGGCACCCGTTAAAAAAGAACCTCAGCTTCATAATGAGCAACAGCTACATGATCGACTCGTACTCCAGAGTCTTATTTCCTTTAGCTTATCTGCTCTTCAACATCATTTACTGGAGTTTGTACGCATAG
- the gabrr3a gene encoding gamma-aminobutyric acid receptor subunit rho-3a isoform X2, translating to MAAWIKAWLCANCTTKSFLITASLQADGSAIPVGIDVQVESIDSISEVNMDFTMTLYLRHYWQDDRLAFPSSNNKSRTFDARLVKKIWVPDVFFVHSKRSFIHDTTMENIMLRVYPDGNILYSVRITVTALCSMDFSSFPLDTQNCSLELESYAYNENDLMLYWKNGNDSLRTEEIVLSQFFVEDFQPSFGLAFYSSTGWYNRLYINFILRRHIFFFMLQTYFPTMLMVMLSWVSFWIDRRAVPARVSLGITTVLTMSTIITGVSASMPQVSYVKAVDIYLWASFLFVFLSVIEYAAVNYFTTVEEMKKLKRAKIPSSYNATQAMAYDGCFHDNEIDLASFTEVASTPNTERNTQSRNSTVSGPTEGTRLRRRHPLKKNLSFIMSNSYMIDSYSRVLFPLAYLLFNIIYWSLYA from the exons atggcagcttggataaaagcctggttgtgtgcaaattgtacaacaaagagttttctgatcactgcgtcacttcaagccgacg GTTCAGCTATTCCTGTCGGCATCGACGTTCAGGTGGAGAGCATTGACAGTATATCTGAAGTCAACATG GACTTCACCATGACTCTCTACCTGAGGCACTACTGGCAGGATGATCGCCTGGCCTTCCCCTCCAGCAACAACAAGAGTCGAACCTTCGATGCACGTCTTGTGAAGAAAATTTGGGTTCCggatgtgttttttgtccacTCTAAGCGCTCTTTTATCCATGATACAACCATGGAGAACATCATGCTGAGGGTTTATCCTGATGGAAACATCCTCTACAGTGTGAG GATCACTGTGACTGCACTTTGCTCCATGGACTTCAGCAGTTTCCCTCTGGACACTCAGAACTGCTCGCTGGAGCTGGAGAGCT ATGCCTACAATGAGAATGATCTGATGCTCTACTGGAAGAACGGGAACGATTCATTACGGACGGAAGAGATTGTGCTCTCTCAGTTTTTTGTTGAAGACTTCCAGCCTTCTTTTGGCCTTGCCTTCTACAGCAGCACTG GTTGGTACAATCGGCTCTACATAAACTTCATTCTGAGGAGGcacatcttcttcttcatgctTCAGACGTACTTTCCCACCATGCTGATGGTGATGCTGTCCTGGGTGTCTTTCTGGATCGACAGGAGAGCCGTACCTGCCCGAGTCTCTCTGG GCATCACCACCGTTCTGACCATGTCCACCATCATCACTGGTGTCTCAGCCTCTATGCCGCAGGTGTCTTATGTCAAAGCTGTAGACATCTACTTGTGGGCAAGcttcctgtttgtctttctgtcagtCATCGAATATGCCGCTGTCAACTATTTCACCACTGTAGAGGAGATGAAGAAGCTCAAGAGGGCAAAG ATCCCCAGCTCCTACAACGCCACCCAGGCTATGGCCTACGATGGCTGTTTCCATGACAACGAAATTGACTTGGCTTCTTTCACAGAGGTCGCCAGCACCCCAAACACAGAGAGGAACACCCAGTCTCGAAACTCGACCGTCTCCGGACCCACAGAAGGCACTCGGCTACGTCGAAGGCACCCGTTAAAAAAGAACCTCAGCTTCATAATGAGCAACAGCTACATGATCGACTCGTACTCCAGAGTCTTATTTCCTTTAGCTTATCTGCTCTTCAACATCATTTACTGGAGTTTGTACGCATAG